In Vitis vinifera cultivar Pinot Noir 40024 chromosome 11, ASM3070453v1, a genomic segment contains:
- the LOC100250663 gene encoding protein SRG1, giving the protein MAGSPVATVVPPLAQSVQEMSVNGNEPPPQYFLKENSIQPMDSYLPSDPIPIIDISLLSSSSLSSKGGEEELQKFKSTLTSWGCFQAVGHGLSSSFLDKVREVGKQFFALPVEEKEKYSRATDGIEGYGNDPILSENQVLDWSYRLFLRLQPVDQRKLRLWPENPTEFREVLDEYGTKVKIIMDVLFKAMAKSLNLEENSFSSRFGERAVMQTRFNFYLSCPRPDLVLGVKPHSDRSGITVLLQDKEVEGLQVFKDDKWFKVPVIPHALVVNLGDQMQIMSNGIFKSPIHRVVTNSERMRISVAMFNEPEPEKEIGPVEGLIDEKRPRLYRDVKNYASFNFECFQKGVVPLESAKI; this is encoded by the exons ATGGCCGGAAGTCCAGTTGCCACCGTCGTACCACCACTTGCCCAGAGTGTTCAAGAAATGTCTGTGAATGGGAATGAGCCACCCCCACAATACTTCCTTAAAGAAAACAGTATCCAGCCTATGGATTCGTATCTGCCATCAGATCCAATTCCCATCATCGACATCAGTCTCCTCTCCTCTTCGTCGCTATCTTCTAAAGGAGGAGAAGAAGAGCTACAGAAATTTAAATCAACTCTCACTTCATGGGGCTGCTTTCAG GCGGTAGGCCATGGACTTTCAAGTTCATTTCTGGATAAAGTACGGGAAGTTGGAAAGCAATTCTTTGCACTTCCGgtggaagagaaagaaaagtacTCTAGGGCAACTGATGGCATCGAAGGTTATGGGAATGACCCTATTCTTTCAGAGAATCAAGTGCTTGACTGGTCATATCGCTTGTTTCTCAGGCTACAACCAGTGGATCAAAGAAAGCTTCGACTTTGGCCAGAGAACCCAACTGAGTTTAG AGAGGTCTTAGATGAATATGGCACAAAGGTAAAGATTATAATGGATGTTCTCTTTAAGGCCATGGCAAAGTCACTGAATCTGGAAGAGAATAGCTTCTCAAGTCGATTTGGAGAGCGAGCAGTGATGCAGACAAGGTTTAATTTCTATCTGAGTTGTCCGAGGCCTGATCTGGTTCTTGGTGTTAAACCTCATTCAGATAGATCAGGAATCACTGTCCTTCTGCAAGACAAAGAAGTAGAAGGTCttcaagttttcaaagatgATAAATGGTTTAAGGTTCCTGTAATTCCCCACGCTCTTGTTGTCAACCTTGGGGATCAGATGCAG ATAATGAGTAATGGAATATTCAAGAGCCCCATACACAGGGTTGTGACAAACTCAGAAAGGATGAGGATATCAGTAGCTATGTTTAATGAACCTGAGCCAGAGAAGGAAATTGGACCGGTGGAGGGCTTGATAGATGAGAAAAGGCCAAGATTATATAGAGACGTGAAAAATTATGCTTCTTTCAACTTTGAGTGCTTTCAAAAAGGGGTGGTACCACTTGAATCAGCAAAAATATGA